In a single window of the Natronosalvus caseinilyticus genome:
- a CDS encoding SRPBCC family protein → MTQSGTVEHRSAKTGSTAIDRPFWTRLASIVAGGALLAIGLRKRSLGGAIAAGVGALLCYRGLAARDRRGATLESEPLESEPDGDRRPDARFSGAAPAVERSITIDRSPEELFERWRDPDTVTRVLGPVVDVTADDPGVWTWRIVGPFDRQWTWKTEVVESEPGTFIGWESHDDAAIPSWGTVRFRSEPTDRGTVVTLDLNFDPAGGALGDAALNRVGIVPATLVTKALRRFKALVETGEIPTLERNPSARGYGDLV, encoded by the coding sequence ATGACGCAATCTGGAACCGTCGAACACCGATCCGCGAAGACCGGTTCGACCGCAATCGATCGACCCTTCTGGACGCGCCTCGCGAGCATCGTCGCCGGCGGCGCGCTCCTGGCGATCGGGCTGAGGAAACGTTCGCTCGGCGGAGCGATAGCCGCGGGCGTCGGCGCCCTGCTCTGTTATCGGGGTCTCGCGGCGCGCGACAGGAGGGGAGCCACTCTCGAATCGGAACCGCTCGAGTCGGAACCGGACGGCGATCGGAGACCCGATGCGCGGTTCTCCGGCGCGGCCCCGGCGGTGGAGCGTTCGATCACGATCGACCGATCGCCGGAAGAACTTTTCGAGCGGTGGCGCGACCCCGACACCGTAACGAGGGTTCTCGGGCCGGTCGTCGACGTCACCGCGGACGATCCGGGCGTCTGGACGTGGCGAATCGTCGGGCCGTTCGATCGGCAGTGGACCTGGAAGACGGAGGTCGTCGAATCGGAGCCCGGTACGTTTATCGGCTGGGAGTCACACGACGACGCGGCGATCCCGAGCTGGGGAACCGTTCGGTTCCGGTCCGAGCCCACGGACCGCGGAACGGTCGTCACGCTCGATCTGAACTTCGACCCGGCCGGCGGGGCGCTCGGTGACGCGGCGTTGAACCGCGTCGGGATCGTTCCCGCCACGCTCGTGACGAAGGCCCTTCGGCGATTCAAGGCCCTCGTCGAGACGGGCGAGATTCCCACGCTCGAGCGAAATCCCTCCGCGCGCGGCTACGGTGATCTGGTATGA
- a CDS encoding winged helix-turn-helix transcriptional regulator — MAVSKRESSSDSCPLENDRRRMIYETVEAEPGLCLSAVSEQSGVALSTVRYHVRVLEDENVIQSVTVCGKRRYFPFSQDDLELRSVLFEPAKRRVLEALATLGPTHNARLATALECDSSTVSHHLSMLEDAGFVVRERDGRTVVNELAPTVESVIFEDGANHGSDESESRLETEAA, encoded by the coding sequence ATGGCAGTTTCCAAGCGTGAGTCGTCTAGCGATTCGTGTCCGCTCGAAAACGATCGACGGCGGATGATTTACGAGACCGTCGAGGCCGAGCCCGGTCTCTGTCTCTCCGCCGTGAGCGAGCAAAGCGGCGTCGCACTCTCGACCGTTCGCTATCACGTCCGCGTTCTCGAAGACGAGAACGTGATCCAATCGGTCACAGTCTGTGGGAAACGACGATATTTTCCGTTCAGTCAGGACGACCTCGAGTTGCGAAGCGTCCTCTTCGAACCGGCAAAGCGACGGGTGCTCGAGGCGCTGGCGACGCTGGGTCCGACGCACAACGCTCGCCTCGCTACCGCACTCGAGTGCGACTCGAGTACGGTTTCACATCATCTCTCGATGCTCGAAGACGCCGGGTTCGTCGTTCGCGAGCGTGACGGCCGGACGGTCGTCAACGAACTCGCTCCTACCGTCGAGTCCGTAATATTCGAGGACGGGGCGAATCACGGGTCGGACGAGTCCGAGTCGCGACTCGAGACTGAAGCCGCGTAA
- a CDS encoding NADH-quinone oxidoreductase subunit D gives MNDQSTHQRERIPPDFDHVRRDFVDENRVAELLEEYTIGRDDHMNAPAFVIRPDQVQEALTTLREEAGFDHLSLITPQEYEDRYESNIHLTKYDRRTHEVTLVVPLPKDDPVCQSAEPVFRTADWHEREAFDLVGIRYDDHPDLRRILLPETWQGHPLSLDYDQDKPQVVDLAAHANPLQPDHHDADTDTMFLNVGPHHPATHGVLHLETVLDGESVVGVDPDIGYLHRCEEQMCQQGTYRYQIIPYSNRWHYTSNLPNEWAVARAIEDLADLEVPEYAQVLRTMTTELGRMLGHFLAVGTFALDVYGDFTAIFQYAFRDREVVQDILEDLTGQRMMFYYFRLGGVAWDLPEPREDFIEKTRTFLDGLPRKMNEYGALLTSNEVYQIRTVDTGILEPEVAKDYGCTGPVARGSGVDYDLRRDDPYGYYPELEWDVVTEDGCDNFSRVLVRLDEVEESAKIVEQCLDLIEDWPKDERTVQSNVPRTLKPPADTETYRAVESATGELGVYVRSDGSNSPARFKIRSPCFHNLSALPEMAEGEYVADMIATLGSLDIVLGSVDR, from the coding sequence ATGAACGACCAATCGACACACCAGCGGGAGCGAATTCCGCCCGATTTCGACCACGTCAGAAGAGACTTCGTCGACGAGAACCGGGTCGCCGAGTTACTCGAGGAGTACACCATCGGCCGAGACGACCACATGAACGCGCCCGCGTTCGTGATTCGCCCCGATCAGGTCCAGGAGGCGCTCACGACCTTACGCGAGGAGGCGGGGTTCGATCACCTCTCGCTGATCACGCCCCAGGAGTACGAGGACCGCTACGAGTCGAACATCCACCTGACGAAGTACGACCGGCGGACGCACGAGGTGACGCTGGTGGTTCCCCTTCCGAAAGACGATCCGGTCTGTCAGAGCGCCGAACCCGTCTTCCGCACCGCGGACTGGCACGAGCGCGAGGCGTTCGACCTGGTCGGCATCCGGTACGACGACCACCCCGACCTTCGTCGAATACTCCTGCCCGAGACGTGGCAAGGCCACCCGCTCTCGCTGGACTACGACCAGGACAAGCCCCAGGTCGTCGACCTGGCGGCGCATGCCAACCCGCTCCAGCCCGACCACCACGACGCGGACACTGACACGATGTTCCTGAACGTCGGGCCCCATCACCCGGCCACCCACGGCGTCCTCCACCTGGAAACCGTCCTCGACGGGGAGTCAGTCGTCGGCGTCGATCCCGACATCGGCTACCTCCACCGCTGCGAGGAGCAGATGTGCCAGCAGGGCACCTACCGCTACCAGATCATCCCGTACTCGAACCGGTGGCACTACACGTCGAACCTCCCCAACGAGTGGGCCGTCGCCCGCGCCATCGAGGATCTCGCGGACCTCGAGGTCCCCGAGTATGCGCAGGTGTTGCGGACGATGACGACCGAACTCGGTCGGATGCTGGGTCACTTCCTCGCCGTCGGCACGTTCGCCCTCGACGTGTACGGCGATTTCACGGCCATCTTCCAGTACGCCTTCCGCGACCGCGAGGTCGTTCAGGACATCTTAGAGGACCTCACCGGCCAGCGGATGATGTTCTACTACTTCCGCCTGGGTGGAGTCGCCTGGGATCTGCCCGAACCCCGCGAGGATTTCATCGAGAAGACGCGGACCTTCCTCGACGGACTCCCGCGGAAGATGAACGAGTACGGCGCCCTCCTCACGAGCAACGAGGTCTACCAGATCCGGACCGTCGACACCGGCATCCTCGAGCCGGAGGTGGCGAAGGACTACGGCTGCACCGGACCCGTCGCGAGGGGGTCGGGCGTCGACTACGACCTCCGGCGGGACGACCCGTACGGCTACTACCCGGAACTGGAGTGGGACGTCGTCACCGAGGACGGCTGTGACAACTTTTCGCGCGTGCTCGTACGCTTGGACGAGGTCGAGGAGAGCGCCAAGATCGTCGAACAGTGTCTGGACCTGATCGAGGACTGGCCCAAGGACGAGCGAACTGTACAGAGCAACGTCCCTCGGACGCTCAAACCGCCGGCGGACACGGAGACCTACCGGGCGGTCGAGAGCGCCACGGGCGAACTCGGCGTCTACGTCCGGTCGGACGGCTCGAACTCGCCGGCCCGGTTCAAGATCCGGAGCCCGTGTTTCCACAACCTCTCCGCGTTACCGGAGATGGCCGAAGGGGAGTACGTCGCGGACATGATCGCCACGCTGGGCAGCCTCGACATCGTGCTCGGGAGCGTCGACAGGTGA
- a CDS encoding RNA methyltransferase, with amino-acid sequence MTVSVLVPSSLSREAEDKREATRKLGYVARAATIFRADRLIVYPDPGGDDGRFGDGFVETVLRYAATPPYLRKEAWGKRDELEAVGVLPPLRAPSQTGSESNGSGSTRQGIVTEVGPEGRVRVNCGLQHPISLNTPPGMEVDEGERVTVRISSRRPVRAKLVDESPPGFAVERTDLPAALGREDAGVRIAASRYGEPLTVGRLETLAGRVERDGMTVAFGAPERGLPDILGIDQGAVEAAYADTEDDANVEPSDLRTETGFDLWLNTVPNQGSAVVRTEEALFATLAPLSLRA; translated from the coding sequence ATGACCGTCAGCGTGCTCGTGCCGTCGTCACTCAGCCGGGAAGCCGAGGACAAACGCGAGGCCACTCGCAAACTCGGGTACGTCGCCCGTGCGGCGACCATCTTCCGGGCCGATCGCCTGATCGTCTACCCCGATCCAGGGGGCGACGACGGGCGATTTGGCGACGGGTTCGTCGAAACCGTCTTGCGGTACGCCGCGACGCCCCCCTACCTTCGAAAGGAGGCCTGGGGCAAGCGGGACGAACTGGAGGCCGTGGGCGTCTTACCGCCGCTCCGTGCCCCGTCACAGACCGGCTCCGAATCGAACGGTTCGGGGTCGACAAGACAAGGAATCGTGACCGAGGTCGGACCTGAAGGGCGCGTCCGGGTCAATTGCGGACTGCAACACCCGATCTCCCTCAACACACCTCCCGGAATGGAGGTCGACGAGGGGGAGCGCGTGACCGTCAGGATCTCTTCGCGACGACCGGTCCGGGCGAAACTCGTCGACGAATCCCCACCGGGATTCGCCGTCGAGCGGACGGACCTCCCGGCAGCACTCGGCCGTGAGGACGCCGGCGTTCGCATCGCGGCCTCCCGATACGGTGAACCGCTCACCGTGGGACGCCTCGAGACGCTGGCCGGACGCGTCGAACGGGACGGGATGACCGTCGCCTTCGGCGCACCCGAGAGAGGGTTGCCGGACATCCTCGGTATCGACCAGGGGGCCGTCGAGGCCGCTTACGCCGATACCGAGGACGACGCAAACGTCGAACCCAGCGATCTGCGCACGGAAACGGGGTTCGACCTCTGGCTCAATACGGTTCCGAACCAGGGGAGCGCGGTCGTGCGAACGGAGGAGGCTCTGTTCGCCACCCTCGCTCCCCTCTCACTGAGAGCGTGA
- the rpl4p gene encoding 50S ribosomal protein L4, which yields MNATVRDLDGADAGEVELPAVFETEYRPDLIARAVRVAQANRKQAYGADEFAGMRTPAESFGSGRGMAHVPRQNGRARRVPQAVKGRRAHPPKAEKDQGESINKKERKLAIRSAIAATADAELVAERGHAFDDDADLPLVVGDDFEDLVKTKEVVSFLGAAGVDADIQRADDGRSVRSGQGKLRGRKHKEPKSILFVTSSETGPSRAARNLAGADVATAAEVNAEDLAPGTQAGRLTVWTESALEEVADR from the coding sequence ATGAACGCAACAGTACGAGACCTGGACGGCGCAGACGCGGGGGAGGTCGAGCTCCCGGCGGTCTTCGAGACGGAGTACCGCCCGGACCTGATCGCCCGCGCGGTCCGCGTCGCACAGGCAAACCGAAAACAGGCCTACGGTGCCGACGAGTTCGCCGGCATGCGAACCCCCGCCGAATCGTTCGGTAGCGGTCGCGGGATGGCCCACGTACCCCGGCAGAACGGACGCGCCCGCCGCGTTCCCCAGGCCGTCAAGGGACGACGGGCCCACCCGCCGAAGGCCGAGAAGGACCAGGGCGAATCGATCAACAAGAAAGAGCGCAAACTCGCGATCCGGAGCGCCATCGCCGCGACGGCCGACGCCGAGCTCGTCGCCGAACGCGGACACGCCTTCGACGACGACGCCGACCTGCCGCTGGTCGTCGGCGACGACTTCGAGGACCTCGTGAAGACGAAGGAGGTCGTCTCCTTTCTCGGGGCCGCCGGGGTCGACGCGGACATCCAGCGCGCCGACGACGGACGCAGCGTCCGCTCAGGGCAGGGTAAACTCCGCGGTCGCAAGCACAAAGAGCCCAAGTCGATCCTCTTCGTGACCTCGAGCGAGACCGGTCCCTCGCGTGCCGCCCGCAACCTCGCGGGCGCGGACGTGGCGACCGCCGCCGAGGTCAACGCCGAGGACCTCGCACCGGGCACCCAGGCCGGTCGACTGACCGTCTGGACCGAGAGCGCCCTCGAGGAGGTGGCAGACCGATGA
- a CDS encoding M14 family metallopeptidase: MMEHEHGADDTHEAEATFDTVPINRRDFVRLSAALGGVLALPGNAIADLEDSAMTDEYEYVVNHTPDDYAVATLIQFEDESGIDDLLGLDLEVEIDEDWILEEPPAAYAQLTTAEVEEVLEIPTAEELSYTPGSNPFWRLGYYPLGVFPAPHRAVDFIDYEQMISGMEYLESEHAERLNFYALADAENPHDVEFGTSPGHHNRLTDRYDPKDLHVAEITNDIDEIRGTKEFENRQKVMFEASMHGLERAGPEACYRFIERVLTGREQEFERLLDDCVLIILSCNPDGWVARSPQYDSGWQTGGPGATHPRLPAAPLHERGNAEVYDTNRQYPTVGWIDPSHHPGEPDESRWAEDNPHDIIDKVPDAMGVVEHFRGYENLTHGADLHAMFWNSDFILGLINQIEYTQDEFHDLYEMNRTLETNLEEAMDDWETLAEVQEEATGKFNPEVLMPTLPETAYDYSTIWDTIGYTITGGLIGFMGASEDLGGLDVTTMAFEMAYSHMIGGNVYNPELADKWVTGYIAAMKTMTDYALRDVDSEVVTRDGEPTEIAYVTTDELTRSSDDLSFLQDDDTDSGGTELASTEHDLIVDAESTETLTFDVADGLHTLSVHAHAPYGLVDVVLRGPNGNEVRSYRPSTFNGDRHHHIPPMVVKEPAAGEWTLDVESLMAEEATELHAHVGTLQSEADNPDPRDALGFEQQEYEVTPLAFFDDFEAENELLTTVALTPEEVAESGVDADHLVVVHDDRGDDPEGYAAAIDDFVESGGNLVVTDTGLHLLADLETAPGIAEGDVVDETFGVSHLEEKDEEHPLLTDTRPIQRMTWKVAPLGYPYANDAPMTLIDADAFETSGGTVAGTTDDLVSCGSIFTDSDGWRGIHAIGGLFPPASQQELHPFGLKNYVLSYFGFTVLVNALGMEQRRFVDGEIVRTVGDREQGPRFAVDGEREDSGSVFTGGQTNRTELDVEATEPVLVRDTVPEDWTVDEGYGDVEATTPALNGGTHVYFGLEDAQSAYENLTHFVEAPDDLLDTGEYTFGPIAVSRDTGDDGTLTDREWILLGGTDRDVTVVAEDV; encoded by the coding sequence ATGATGGAACACGAACACGGCGCGGACGACACGCACGAAGCCGAGGCAACCTTCGATACCGTACCAATCAACCGACGCGACTTCGTACGACTCTCTGCTGCACTGGGTGGCGTTCTGGCCTTGCCAGGCAACGCTATCGCTGACCTCGAAGACTCGGCGATGACCGACGAGTACGAGTACGTCGTCAATCACACGCCTGACGACTACGCCGTCGCGACGCTCATCCAGTTCGAGGACGAGTCGGGGATCGACGACCTGCTCGGGCTCGACCTCGAGGTCGAAATCGACGAAGACTGGATTCTCGAGGAGCCGCCCGCAGCCTACGCGCAACTCACGACGGCGGAGGTCGAGGAGGTACTCGAGATTCCAACCGCTGAAGAATTGAGTTACACGCCCGGATCGAACCCGTTCTGGCGACTGGGGTACTATCCTCTCGGCGTCTTCCCGGCCCCGCACCGCGCCGTCGACTTCATCGACTACGAGCAGATGATCAGCGGGATGGAGTACCTCGAGTCCGAGCACGCAGAGCGGCTCAACTTCTACGCCCTCGCGGACGCGGAGAACCCGCACGACGTCGAGTTCGGGACGAGTCCCGGCCACCACAACCGACTCACCGACCGGTACGATCCGAAGGACCTCCACGTCGCCGAAATCACGAACGACATCGACGAGATTCGCGGGACTAAGGAGTTCGAGAACCGTCAAAAGGTGATGTTCGAGGCCTCGATGCACGGCCTCGAGCGCGCTGGCCCCGAGGCGTGTTATCGGTTCATCGAGCGAGTACTCACCGGACGCGAGCAGGAGTTCGAGCGACTGCTGGACGACTGCGTGTTGATCATCCTCTCGTGTAATCCCGACGGCTGGGTGGCCCGCAGCCCGCAGTACGATAGCGGCTGGCAGACCGGGGGACCAGGTGCGACCCATCCACGGCTACCCGCGGCGCCACTCCACGAGCGAGGGAACGCCGAAGTGTACGACACGAACCGGCAGTACCCCACCGTCGGGTGGATCGATCCGTCTCACCACCCTGGCGAACCGGACGAGAGCCGCTGGGCGGAGGACAATCCACACGATATCATCGACAAGGTTCCCGACGCGATGGGCGTCGTCGAGCACTTCCGTGGGTACGAAAACCTCACTCACGGCGCCGACCTCCACGCGATGTTCTGGAACTCGGACTTCATTCTGGGACTCATCAACCAGATCGAGTACACCCAGGACGAGTTCCACGACCTCTACGAGATGAACCGGACCCTCGAGACGAACCTCGAGGAGGCGATGGACGACTGGGAGACGCTCGCCGAGGTCCAGGAGGAAGCCACCGGTAAGTTCAACCCCGAGGTCCTCATGCCCACGCTGCCGGAGACGGCGTACGACTACTCGACCATCTGGGACACGATCGGCTACACGATCACCGGCGGACTCATCGGCTTCATGGGCGCCAGTGAGGACCTGGGCGGCCTCGACGTGACGACGATGGCGTTCGAGATGGCCTACAGCCACATGATCGGGGGGAACGTGTACAATCCCGAGTTAGCCGACAAGTGGGTGACGGGCTACATTGCGGCAATGAAGACGATGACCGACTACGCGCTCCGCGACGTCGACTCCGAGGTCGTCACCCGGGACGGCGAACCCACGGAGATCGCCTACGTGACGACCGACGAACTCACGCGTTCGTCGGACGACCTCTCGTTCCTGCAGGATGACGATACTGATAGCGGCGGAACCGAACTCGCCAGCACCGAGCACGATCTCATCGTCGACGCCGAATCCACCGAGACGCTGACGTTCGACGTCGCCGACGGTCTACACACGCTATCGGTACACGCACACGCACCGTACGGCCTCGTCGACGTCGTGCTCCGCGGTCCGAACGGGAACGAGGTCCGCTCGTATCGTCCCTCGACGTTCAACGGCGATCGACATCACCACATCCCGCCGATGGTCGTGAAAGAGCCGGCGGCCGGCGAGTGGACGCTCGACGTCGAGAGCCTGATGGCCGAGGAAGCGACGGAACTCCACGCTCACGTCGGGACGCTGCAGTCGGAGGCCGACAACCCGGACCCTCGAGACGCGCTCGGCTTCGAGCAACAGGAGTACGAGGTGACGCCGCTGGCGTTCTTCGACGACTTCGAGGCGGAGAACGAACTGCTCACTACGGTCGCGCTCACGCCCGAAGAGGTGGCCGAATCGGGGGTCGACGCTGACCACCTCGTCGTCGTCCACGACGACCGCGGCGACGACCCCGAGGGCTACGCCGCAGCGATCGACGACTTCGTCGAGTCCGGCGGTAACCTCGTGGTAACCGACACGGGCCTCCACCTGCTCGCAGACCTGGAGACCGCACCCGGCATCGCCGAGGGCGACGTCGTCGACGAGACGTTCGGCGTCAGTCACCTCGAGGAGAAAGACGAGGAACACCCGCTGCTCACCGACACCCGTCCGATCCAGCGGATGACGTGGAAGGTAGCACCGCTCGGCTACCCGTACGCGAACGACGCGCCGATGACGCTGATCGACGCGGACGCCTTCGAGACGTCCGGCGGAACCGTCGCCGGGACGACCGACGACCTAGTGAGTTGCGGTTCGATCTTCACCGACAGCGACGGGTGGCGTGGTATCCACGCGATCGGTGGACTCTTTCCCCCGGCCAGCCAGCAGGAACTGCACCCCTTCGGGCTGAAGAACTACGTCCTCTCGTACTTCGGGTTCACCGTCCTCGTCAACGCGCTCGGCATGGAGCAGCGACGGTTCGTGGACGGCGAGATCGTCCGGACGGTCGGCGACCGCGAGCAGGGCCCGCGGTTCGCGGTCGACGGCGAGCGCGAGGATTCGGGCTCGGTGTTCACCGGCGGGCAAACGAATCGCACCGAACTGGACGTCGAGGCCACCGAACCGGTTCTGGTCCGTGACACGGTGCCGGAAGACTGGACAGTCGACGAGGGGTACGGCGACGTCGAGGCGACGACGCCGGCGTTGAACGGTGGCACGCACGTCTACTTCGGCCTCGAGGACGCCCAATCGGCCTACGAGAACCTCACGCACTTCGTAGAGGCCCCCGACGACCTGCTCGACACTGGTGAGTACACGTTCGGACCGATCGCTGTCTCGCGTGACACCGGCGACGACGGGACGCTCACCGACCGCGAGTGGATTCTGCTCGGTGGTACCGACCGCGACGTAACTGTCGTCGCAGAGGACGTCTGA
- a CDS encoding polysaccharide deacetylase family protein encodes MQPSSRRKLLAALGAGSASFAGCLDMIPGGDPRDGNGNGNGTSGNGNGNGDSDRTGNGDDEGSIEWPAIDTGEAIDTFENLEHWRTTEGTIEAAPDEARTGSQAAVLEGDSSQVVATTAFPDRLDLDGYDVSLAVKVESANRVALEVETGNRDNRLKSIRVVPGGYEGWLRIDFGYGQKYGELDLPNVTRLNIIGYGPEDGPTRLVIDDLRRTQGVDNGKAILAFYGGHRTQYERAAPMLEERGWSAAVAVDPEQIGGRSQMTLEQLEELQDQGWDVCAYPVSQGALPEMPIDRQKRVLEVTRTALEERGFEKGARHFVVPDDRMTQETHEALREHYESGLLFGGGPTSGNPTSIHTLPQIWGPALHEGVRRHINNVDQWNQLSILRIPRIVEGESTSSSMSVDDLEHLLNHIEQRGVDVVTLSDVVDGNLGGDGDGNDGEEDEATERPEGTIFDSGRSLSFDGDGSTTSDSFDLSEGILVGDVSADGEFVARLQSSDDNLADDLLVQTAGGADGESMMVVGGGSYELDVEADGEWEISLDQPEVHADDLTDVPNSASGSGPSFVGPLWTENDLSLQVTHGGDGMFIVDGWGADGSWEQLVKQSGEFDGSRSYAAANVCWIDVEADGDWSLEIE; translated from the coding sequence ATGCAACCGTCATCTCGACGCAAGCTGTTGGCTGCACTGGGCGCAGGCTCGGCATCGTTCGCTGGCTGTCTGGACATGATCCCCGGCGGCGATCCGAGAGACGGGAACGGAAACGGAAACGGAACCTCAGGCAACGGCAACGGAAACGGCGACAGCGATCGAACCGGGAACGGCGACGACGAGGGCAGCATCGAGTGGCCTGCAATCGACACCGGCGAAGCCATCGACACCTTCGAGAACCTCGAGCACTGGCGGACGACGGAAGGGACGATCGAGGCCGCACCCGACGAGGCCAGAACCGGATCACAGGCGGCGGTCCTCGAGGGCGACTCGAGTCAGGTCGTCGCCACGACGGCCTTCCCGGATCGACTCGATCTCGACGGGTACGATGTCTCGCTAGCAGTCAAAGTTGAGTCAGCCAATCGAGTCGCCCTCGAAGTTGAAACCGGCAACCGCGACAACCGACTGAAGAGCATCCGCGTGGTCCCTGGCGGGTACGAAGGCTGGCTTCGCATCGACTTCGGGTACGGCCAGAAGTACGGTGAACTCGACCTCCCGAACGTCACCCGGCTAAACATCATCGGGTACGGACCCGAGGACGGACCCACACGACTCGTGATCGACGACCTCCGGAGGACACAGGGCGTCGACAACGGCAAGGCCATCCTGGCGTTCTACGGCGGCCACCGTACCCAGTACGAGCGCGCCGCGCCGATGCTCGAGGAGCGCGGCTGGTCGGCAGCGGTCGCCGTCGACCCCGAACAGATCGGTGGGCGCAGCCAGATGACGCTCGAGCAACTCGAGGAACTGCAGGACCAGGGCTGGGACGTCTGTGCGTATCCCGTGAGTCAGGGTGCGCTTCCGGAGATGCCCATCGACCGCCAGAAGCGCGTCCTCGAAGTCACCCGAACCGCACTCGAAGAGCGGGGCTTCGAAAAGGGCGCCCGGCACTTCGTCGTCCCGGACGATCGGATGACCCAGGAGACCCACGAGGCCCTCCGCGAGCACTACGAGTCAGGGCTACTGTTTGGCGGCGGACCAACCAGCGGCAATCCGACCTCCATTCACACCCTCCCTCAGATCTGGGGGCCGGCTCTTCACGAGGGGGTCCGCCGTCACATCAACAACGTCGACCAGTGGAACCAGCTCTCCATCCTTCGCATTCCGCGCATCGTCGAGGGTGAGTCGACGTCGAGCAGCATGTCGGTCGACGACCTCGAGCACCTGCTCAACCACATCGAACAGCGCGGGGTCGACGTCGTGACGCTGTCGGACGTGGTCGACGGCAACTTGGGTGGCGATGGCGACGGCAACGATGGCGAAGAAGACGAAGCCACCGAACGACCGGAGGGAACGATCTTCGATAGCGGCCGGTCGCTCTCGTTCGACGGCGACGGCTCGACGACGTCGGACTCGTTCGACCTCTCCGAGGGAATCCTCGTGGGAGACGTCTCGGCCGACGGCGAGTTCGTCGCCAGACTCCAGTCGAGCGACGACAACCTGGCCGACGACCTGCTGGTACAGACCGCCGGCGGCGCGGACGGCGAATCGATGATGGTCGTCGGCGGGGGCTCTTACGAACTCGATGTCGAAGCCGACGGCGAGTGGGAGATCAGTCTCGACCAGCCCGAAGTTCACGCCGATGACCTGACGGACGTCCCGAACTCGGCGTCCGGATCGGGGCCGTCGTTCGTTGGCCCGCTGTGGACCGAAAACGATCTCAGCCTCCAGGTCACTCACGGCGGGGACGGGATGTTCATCGTGGACGGCTGGGGAGCCGACGGTAGCTGGGAACAGCTGGTCAAACAGAGCGGGGAGTTCGACGGATCCCGGTCGTACGCCGCCGCCAACGTCTGCTGGATCGACGTCGAGGCCGACGGCGACTGGTCGCTCGAGATCGAGTGA
- a CDS encoding 50S ribosomal protein L3 yields the protein MPQPNAPRKGSLGFGPRKRATSEVPRFSSWPDDDGQPTLQGFAGYKAGMTHVVMVDDTANSPTEGMEQTVPVTIVETPPMRAVALRAYENTPYGQQPITEVWTTEFVDELERVLDVPGDEYDAEAAEDEFREELEAGRVDDVRVITHTVPGSIPSVPKKKPDVMETRVGGGSVEERVDFALETIAEGGEHVMNDVFRAGEYVDASGVTKGKGTQGPVKRWGVQKRKGKHARQGWRRRIGNLGPWNPSRVRSTVPQQGQTGYHQRTELNKRLVDIGDGDDATVDGGFVNYGEVDGPHALIKGSLPGPNKRLVRFRPAIRPGDQPRLDPEVRYVSTASNQG from the coding sequence ATGCCACAACCAAACGCACCACGCAAAGGCTCACTCGGGTTCGGCCCACGAAAGCGGGCGACCAGCGAGGTCCCACGCTTTTCCTCGTGGCCGGACGACGACGGACAGCCAACGCTCCAGGGCTTCGCGGGCTACAAGGCCGGCATGACCCACGTGGTTATGGTCGACGACACCGCTAACTCGCCGACCGAGGGAATGGAACAGACCGTTCCCGTGACCATCGTGGAGACGCCGCCGATGCGCGCCGTCGCCCTGCGTGCGTACGAGAACACACCGTATGGACAGCAACCGATCACCGAGGTCTGGACCACCGAGTTCGTCGACGAACTCGAGCGCGTCCTCGACGTCCCCGGCGACGAGTACGACGCCGAGGCCGCCGAAGACGAGTTCCGCGAGGAACTCGAGGCCGGTCGGGTCGACGACGTTCGCGTCATCACCCACACCGTCCCTGGTTCGATCCCCTCGGTTCCCAAGAAGAAACCCGACGTCATGGAGACGCGCGTCGGCGGCGGCTCCGTCGAGGAGCGCGTCGACTTCGCGCTCGAGACGATCGCCGAGGGCGGCGAGCACGTCATGAACGACGTGTTCCGCGCCGGCGAGTACGTCGACGCCAGCGGCGTCACCAAGGGGAAAGGTACCCAGGGTCCCGTCAAGCGATGGGGCGTCCAGAAGCGCAAGGGCAAGCACGCCCGGCAGGGATGGCGCCGCCGCATCGGGAACCTCGGTCCCTGGAACCCGAGCCGCGTCCGCTCGACGGTCCCCCAGCAGGGTCAGACCGGGTACCACCAGCGGACCGAGCTCAACAAGCGCCTCGTCGACATCGGCGACGGCGACGACGCGACGGTCGACGGCGGCTTCGTCAACTACGGCGAGGTCGACGGCCCGCACGCGTTGATCAAGGGCTCGCTCCCCGGGCCGAACAAGCGCCTCGTGCGCTTTCGCCCGGCGATTCGACCCGGAGACCAGCCGCGTCTCGATCCCGAGGTGCGCTACGTCTCCACCGCATCCAACCAGGGGTGA